The following proteins are encoded in a genomic region of bacterium:
- the cheB gene encoding chemotaxis-specific protein-glutamate methyltransferase CheB produces the protein MKASERIRVLVIDDSAFTRRSLIRMLEGSPLIEVAGWARDGEEALRMALETDFDLITLDLEMPRMDGFTFLRIIMAKKPTPVIVVSGRSGDQDVFRALDLGAVDFLAKPTLRASPELQTIERELIRKVHAIRQLRIDKVQERIGATPAAAAPSAGSDGTPRVVAIGASTGGPAALMQLFSAFTVPPACGFIVSQHMPKGFTQSFAARIDRLTAFRAQEAETGSSIEEGTILVAPGGSHLEFENHAGIPQAVVVPSAPGDKYAPAVDRMFSSAAKHFGSDLLGVVLTGMGDDGRRGALEIREAGGCVFAESEETAVIFGMPQQVIRAGAADLVAPLGEIPALIQSGGRD, from the coding sequence ATGAAGGCGAGCGAGCGCATCCGTGTGCTGGTGATCGACGATTCCGCCTTCACGCGAAGAAGCCTGATTCGAATGCTCGAGGGCTCGCCGCTGATCGAAGTCGCCGGCTGGGCGCGAGATGGCGAAGAAGCGCTTCGCATGGCGCTCGAGACCGATTTCGACCTGATTACGCTCGATCTCGAAATGCCCCGTATGGATGGCTTCACGTTCCTGCGCATCATCATGGCGAAGAAGCCGACGCCAGTGATCGTGGTGAGTGGTCGTTCGGGGGATCAGGACGTCTTTCGGGCTCTCGATCTGGGCGCGGTGGATTTTCTCGCGAAGCCGACCCTACGCGCGAGTCCCGAACTCCAGACGATCGAGCGGGAGCTGATCCGCAAAGTCCACGCCATCCGGCAACTTCGCATCGACAAGGTGCAAGAACGCATCGGGGCCACACCAGCGGCTGCTGCGCCGAGTGCCGGGTCGGACGGCACCCCGCGGGTCGTGGCGATTGGTGCCTCGACCGGTGGTCCGGCGGCGTTGATGCAGCTGTTCAGCGCATTCACCGTCCCCCCTGCTTGTGGCTTCATCGTTTCCCAGCACATGCCGAAAGGCTTTACCCAGAGCTTCGCGGCCCGCATCGACCGCCTGACCGCCTTTCGGGCCCAGGAAGCCGAGACGGGCAGCAGCATCGAGGAGGGTACGATCTTGGTTGCACCCGGTGGAAGCCATCTCGAGTTCGAAAACCATGCCGGAATTCCGCAGGCGGTCGTCGTGCCTTCTGCGCCCGGCGACAAATACGCTCCGGCAGTCGATCGCATGTTCTCTTCGGCCGCCAAGCATTTCGGATCGGACCTCCTGGGCGTCGTTCTCACCGGCATGGGCGACGACGGTCGTCGGGGTGCCCTCGAGATCCGCGAGGCCGGCGGGTGCGTCTTCGCCGAATCCGAGGAGACGGCAGTGATCTTTGGAATGCCGCAGCAGGTGATTCGCGCAGGGGCCGCCGACCTCGTGGCGCCGCTGGGAGAGATCCCCGCCTTGATCCAATCCGGTGGAAGGGATTAG
- a CDS encoding protein-glutamate O-methyltransferase CheR, whose translation MAFERDDPSLSDAEFRMFRDFFRSYCGLHFGEDTRFLLEKRLARRVRELDLGSFSAYHFLLRKPGQGDAELGHAIDALTTNETYFFREGSQLQALVEEIIPEGLERRRKAGGRTLSIWSAGCSSGEEPYSIVMMAQEAGLEPGEDFRVYASDISGAVLQKARHGVYRPASFREGLDHLQKKYFTEQEGLWRISDEIKRHVVFTRVNLLDRSRADLLGSMDVVLCRNVIIYFDLETKRNVVERFHDKLQPGGYLLLGHAESLINVSSAFSLTHLKRDMVYRRPLPGEELLDPWHAAARAAISPFEREEA comes from the coding sequence ATGGCGTTCGAGCGAGACGATCCTTCTCTTTCCGATGCGGAGTTCCGCATGTTCCGGGATTTCTTCCGGAGCTATTGCGGACTGCATTTCGGGGAAGATACCCGTTTCCTGCTCGAGAAGCGGTTGGCACGTCGTGTGCGGGAACTCGACCTCGGAAGCTTCTCCGCCTACCACTTCCTGCTTCGCAAGCCGGGCCAGGGCGATGCGGAGCTCGGACACGCCATCGATGCACTTACCACGAATGAGACGTACTTCTTCCGGGAGGGCTCTCAACTTCAGGCGCTCGTCGAGGAGATCATCCCCGAGGGCCTGGAGCGCCGTCGCAAAGCCGGCGGACGAACTCTGAGCATCTGGTCTGCGGGATGCTCGAGCGGCGAAGAGCCGTACTCGATCGTGATGATGGCCCAGGAGGCTGGTCTCGAGCCGGGCGAAGATTTCCGTGTCTACGCGTCGGATATCTCGGGCGCTGTCCTCCAGAAGGCTCGCCACGGTGTGTATCGACCCGCCTCGTTTCGGGAAGGCCTGGACCACCTCCAGAAGAAATATTTCACGGAGCAGGAGGGGCTATGGCGGATCTCCGACGAGATCAAACGCCATGTCGTCTTCACGCGGGTCAATCTGCTCGATCGGTCCCGCGCGGATCTGTTGGGTTCGATGGATGTGGTTCTCTGCCGGAACGTGATCATCTACTTCGATCTCGAGACCAAGCGCAACGTCGTGGAACGTTTTCACGACAAGCTACAGCCCGGCGGCTACCTGCTCCTGGGCCACGCTGAGTCCCTGATCAATGTGTCGAGCGCCTTCAGTCTCACTCACTTGAAGCGGGATATGGTCTACCGCCGCCCGCTTCCCGGTGAGGAGTTGCTCGATCCCTGGCATGCCGCGGCGCGAGCCGCGATTTCGCCGTTCGAGAGGGAGGAGGCATGA